CATCGGGATTTGTAGTGTACTGCCTGCCGTCATTGGGGATGATGCTCAGTTGCCATAATCGTCCAAAGCCTTCGCCACTATATCGATAGTAACTACCAAGGAGCAGATATTCTCCATCTGGGGAGAATACTGGCTCAGATTCCGTAAAATTGCTGTTGGTCACCTGCTTGAGATTGGACCCATCTATATCCATGGTGTGGATATGGTTGGCGATCCGTAGTGCGAGCTGGCTACCCTTCCGATCTACCGCCAGTTCACCCCAATCTTCATAATCCATTTCCTTGACCAAAATCCCGGAAGTATAAGGGGGAGCAACACGGATAATATAATCTCCATGGGTCATGAGGAAATGGTTGTCCGGAAGCCATAGGGCTCTTACATTAAAATCGACCCGTTCTCCATTGATATCCACAATCCGGGAAACAAACTCACCATTCCTTTTCAGAACCGTGATACCGTCTTCCTTTTCGTTTGAGGTGACCAGAATCAAGCTGTTATCCGGCGAGAGATAACCCTTGCAATAAGCGCTGAGCCCAGGACCGTTATAGATAAATTCCTCAACGACGGCCCCTGTATTGATATCGCTGATCGTGAATCGGACATCATATTGTCCCAAAGTGCTGGCGTTAACAACCGTCAGCTTCGTCTTTCCATCCCGTGAAATATCAAAGTTGTTGAGTTTGCTGTCGTCGGGAATAAACGATCCGCCCGTCCCGTCCGGCAAACTTAATTTGAGTATACCTTCGGTAGCCCAATCGTAATAAATGGTACCTTTCAATTCCGAGGGATATAGATCCTCTGCTCGGTTGTCACCGCCGTTGTTTTCCTCTTTGGAGCATCCGACGAAAAAACAACAAATCGTGATCAATATCGATGCAGCTAAGTGTTTCATTCCTTCATCTTTAAAATATTTACTCTCAAAGTTACGGTAGGGTACGAATGCATGCAATCCACGAAAACTAGGATTTTTGACCAAGATATATGACAAGGGCTGCCAGATAAAAAAAGCACTCGGAAAATTACACAGTTTCTTAGCTGAGAAATTAGTAGTTACTGCGAAGGTAAATTGAAAACTAGAAATGAGAGGACAGAATTACTGGAAAAGCCACGTGAAAAAGTAAAAGGTTAAACCGCCCCTATTTTTTACAATTGGACGCTTTAATGGTATATTTATCTGTTACCAAAAGATAAAGTCCATGAAAAACCGTAATTATTTCCGCACACGTCCACGTTTTGGAAAAGCGCAGCAGCCGTTTGATATAGGTATGCCTTTCCTTTGGTGGAAGGGACATTATGACCTGCATTTCCTAAAAAGGCTCTAGGAGCGTACACAAGACGAATTTTGCATACTATGACCATCACCTGCAATTCTTTCTGAAGGAGAACAAAGAAGCGACCGAAATCGAGTTTTTCAGGCACGTGAACCATATCGTCAGCGATGAACTGGGTAAGCTCATAGCGGACGATAAACGGTAATCCAAATCAAAGCAGAAAAACATCGTACAGCAGAAAAAGATTCTAAGGGCATTCCTTGACCATCTCACTTCGATAGACCAATGGAACGTCAGCAGGACAAAAGACGAGATTTTAGCGGAAAAGGAAATTGAGATCAAGGAGTTAAAGGAAATCGTGGGGCAACTTACCAAAGAAGCCCGAAAACTTGAAACGGATGGGTTTATTGATATCCCCAAAGGCTAGGTTTTAACGGTATTTGACCTTTTTTCATAAGTTTTTGAACTAAATAAAAAAGTCTGAAAAACTTAAATGAGCTACATTTGTTAAAAAAAAATGTTCAATTTAAAAAAATAAAAAGATATGAAAAATTAGGATTATTAGTTCGACTAGAAGCAAAAGCTGGAAAAGAAAAAAACGTTGAAGAGTTTATTACAAGTGCGTTGCCACTTGCTAATGAAGAAGCCGGCACTATTACTTGGTACGCGTTCCGTATTGACTCTTCTACATTTGGCATTTATGACACATTTTCAGATGAAGAAGGCAGACAAGCACATCTTGGTGGTAAGATAGCAAAGGCGCTTATGGAAAATGCACCTGAATTGTTAGCTATTCCGCCATCTATTGAGAAATTGGACGTTTTAGCCGCTAAATAAACATACCAAAATTATTCTAAAATGGAAGTCTGTCAAAGTTCTGTAAATGAATTTGGACAGGCTTCCTTTGTTTACAAAGTTCATCTAGATCCCATATTCTACGGAATGTTCTATCCATTAGTTGGGAATCTCTCTTTGATAATAGAGTCGAACTTAATAGCACAGTTAAAATCAATTCCTTAGTAATGAAAAAGAATTGAACGTGAAATTGGTGGATTATACTACTAATGGTACTGAAATTATTGATGGAGTGCAAATAGTAAATATTATAAAGCCTTTAGCTGCATCAATAAAAGGTAGAACAATTGGAGACAGGGTAACAATAGGCGATTCAAACAGAGAAATTGAAATAAGATAAATGCTAGCTTTTTCAAATAATCACTAGTATTCAATGTATTATTATTTTTTTATTTTTGATTCAAACTACTTCATTTATTCTATTATTAACCTTTTATTTTCTTGAACACTTAAAATTGCCTTAGCTCTAATATTTACAATAGGAACTTTACACATATTGTGGATGCCCAATCATATTATTAATAAACGGGTTGAAAAATCAAAAATGGAAATCGACTCTGTTATTGACAAACATTTTCATAACACGGATAATATAATTAATAGTTAATAGATTATCTTTACCATTTCGCAACAGGCATTGCTTAAATGCTTTAATACTTCGAGGTTATCACCTTTTATCAATAGGTTTTGGCTATTTGCATTTCCCCGTTTTGCATTATGCACTTCATCTTCTTTTAATAAAGTATTTGCGTCATCAGATGCCAATACCCTTGCATACGATTTTCCTAACCAAAATAGGCTATAACCTTCTTTGGCTATGTTAATATTCGAACTGTCTAACTCTGCTTTAAACTTCGCAAACTCAAATTCTCCATTTTTATCAAAACAATGCGGAAACAACTCTATGGTGACTACAAACATTTCACAGCAATTATTAGCATAGGTTGTTAATTCTTCAATCATCTTAACAATATCGATCGTGGCAAAAACAAAAAATTCAACTCATCAGGAATCTAAGGTTAAAACAAAGAAATATGCGGCTATTTAAAGAGCTATTTAAGGATTGACTATAGGATATTTATTGAGCGCAGAAGGAATGGGTAAAAGCATTCCTTAAGATGGAATAAAATGCAACATTCCAAAAACTGAAAACAGGGATTTTCTGTCGCTTTGACGAAATCTGATAACCTTAGTAGGCTTGAGGGAGTTTGTGAGTAACCGAGCTTAAAACGAAAGGTGATGTAATGGATGGATTACTGGAAGAAAGTAAAGATATTATGGAAGACACATAACCCGGATCTGTTCGTGATGCTGGAATAATCGCAACTTTTGCAAAAAAAGCTGAACATAAGGCTTCATTAATAGAAGAAAAAGTCGTGCGATGAAAAACGAGCCGTAATGGCATATACAAATATAAAATTCAAAATCTGAGTAATAAATAACCAGGAAAATAGAAATATTTTTTAACACCATTCTTGAGGGTTGGCATTTTGATTTACCGAGCAATCCTATCTCAAAAGCTAGAGCGTCCATTTTTCCGTAAATTCCCGAAGGAGTGGATGTTTAAGAGAAATTAAAGGGGCACTTTATTTAGAACATGCAGTAAAGTATATTACACTTAATTTCTCATATTGAATTACTTCCCGGACTGTTTTAGACAACACGCCGAATACATAAAGAAATAAAATGCCAAAATTCTACGGAAAACCTAAAGTCACCTTCATCAACTTCTCGGAGTGTTACCAATACTATGCAGCAAAGACAATTTGCTGGGTTTATGCCGTTAAATCGTCCCTTCCGATTCAAGCCCTCTATAGAAGATGCACTGAAGCTTTTGCCCCCACCCCATAGGGCATAGCGGGAAATCCGACATGGAAGCAAGTTGCCGACAGGAAACTCAAGAACTGTAGAGCAAATTCTACAATCTATAGAATATTTGAAAGTTTACCCAACCATAAGATGATTAAATCCTGATTTTACCGATTCTCAGGGAGAACCTGCGCAAAACATGAAAAAGTGTTCCCCGACTGCTCCATAGCTCCGTTGGGAAAAAAAATATATAATAAAAAAGGACGAAAGATATTAATGAACGAGAAAATACTATCCCACTGGATAGCGGCACGGATCATAGGACGCCGAGGGAAATTTTTGAAGAATATGTACTCCTGGTCAGGGAGCATGCAGCGCGCCTGAAAGAGTTAGATAAGAAAGGGGTGGGCGAGGCGTACATCCGCAACGCCCTAAAGGATTGGAAAGAAATTATGGAAAAGGAACTAAGTATTTATCGTGAGTACTAAACTCGCTGACTGGAGTCTTTAAGGGAGGCCGTAAGCCTTATAAAATAAAGATTTTTATGAAACCATCAAACTTCTATAGGAAAAGAGAACTTGTACCGCCCCCTGATGACCGGAGGGAGAGCGAAAAGGGAATAGCCAAGATTCTGTCTTATATAATGTCCAGCATTACACTCATCACGGTCTGTCTTTTCCTTACTCTGCTGGTAATGGGGTGTTAGGGCTTTCCCCCCAAGGCACGCAGGGGCCGTGCAGTGGCCTTCCTATGGCTCGCCAGGAGAGATGGCCATTTACTCTATGCGACCCTTTGTCCAGACAGCGGACTCAGGATTTACGGATAATTCCTGGTAATTTGAAGTCACGGAAAGTTTCCAGGCCGGTAGACCTGTATTCATCCCAAACCATACAACATGCAGACAGTCAGATGTGAGGACGAGCAGATCGGCCTTTTAGTAAGGATCCAATAACAGTGATGTTCGCAGCGCAACCGCACGCTTTAGGGCGCGACATTTCGGAATCCGTATATCCAGGGAGAGGACAATGAAATTGGGCGAAAAAAATGTACTTTTCCCGCATTGCCGCAAGAAAGGCCACACTTCCTTCACTATAATATAGCAAGGGACCGATAGGATAATGGAGAGCCACTCTCTCATAACAAGCAACTGATCTGGTAATCTTTCCGGACGGTACAAAATAAATTTCCAAAACCTTCGAACCTCCAGTTTTAACGTTTTCCGATTCGCAGGTCCGTTTCAACGGGTGGAAGCGTGCGCATCCAAGCTCCAACTAGGACGGTTCGCTCCGTGATGCCTCCGTGCGGTATGGCAGCCACAGACCGGCCTGTCACTTTTAGAAAAATAGGTGCCTTTCCGCAACGTGGCTCAATTTCCAGGATTTTGTCACGGTTTTTGCTACTCCTAACGTATCTTACGGGGCGGAATGAATCCAATCCCCTACCCTATGTCCCCTACTGAAGAAAAATCGGATATTAAAGGGGCCAGGGCAGTTAAAGAAAAAATTTGAGCCTATGAGCGAGCAGGGACATGTAATTTTATATTTTCTGGCCATTGGGTTTGGGGTCATTTCCATATATTATCTGGCAAGGACGCTTTCTGACTGTCTCCAACAGAGAGGGTTTGGGCCGTTCCTTCCGGTTTTCCAAATTACAGCGATACAACTTCATCACCATATATTCCTTTTCTCTCGTTCTGTGGCGCGATATGGATGTGGTTCATAGAAAAATATTTTTTTTCTGGATTTTGCCTTACATTCTATCTGATGACGTTGATCCTCCCTCTGATACCTGCATACATCCACAAGGTGTTGGCCCGGGATTAATTTACAGCATCATTGCTCTGCTTAAAGCGGTGAGTGTGCCGTTTCGGGCATTTGGCGATCGTGAATTCGTGATGAGAGAGTTCACGGCCATGAGCATATTCCTGGCATACTGAAAAGACCAGGGAAATCTCCAACAGCACTGTTAAACTGCTTTTGGAAAACATTTTGCCTCATAAATAAATAACCAAAAAAATATCTGGGTCGCTTGTATAAAATTCATAGGGATGGTATATTGTATTAATCAGGTATTCCTAGGAAAATATAAATCTTCCCTCTATTAGTCCTATCCAAGATGAAAACTTTCGAAAAAGACACATTATCAATCCGGCTAACCGACAAAGTTTCTTTGAAATGAGTCAGTAGCATGAAGTAATCATCCTTAAAGAATTCGTTATCGCCGCCACGCAGACCGTCGCCAGCCGTACTCTTTCAAGGTGATTTTTCCATGCCCAAATGATTAAGCTTGCCTGCCCCTAGCCAGCATTCCGTCATATCCATTTTCTAAAAAGAATTTATTTTTGCTCTATCACCTTCCAATGTATCTAAAGATTCATTTATTTTATCTAAATCAGCTTGATGGGATGATGGAATGCAGTCAGTGATAAATAAACAGAATAATACGCTTGAGGAAAATTCCAATGTAAAGATGATTTATATAATTCATAATCATCAATAAAACTAGTCATCAATAAAGAGTATTCAGTACTCCACGAGTTCCATAACAATTTTTTTATTTTCTCTAGATCTAATTTCTGTTTGTATTTTAAATTGTTAAAATATTTAACTCTTTTTAAATTGTAAAGATCAGGGAAGCTATTCATATATAAGCTTAATGCATGAAATCTGTTGAAAATTATTTGAGAAGAAATCTATTTATCATTGTCTTTTTATTCATATTTTAATATTTGGTTGGATTCAAATATAAAGATTTGGACACGGTAATTTTCAAAGGGCTTTAAATGTAAAAAATGGAGTCCAATATCTTGCTCTCTTCAGAAAGTGAGACGAAAGTGAGACGAAAACAATCATTTTTACTTCATTTTCCTTACTTTTATAAAAGGAAATATTAATAGAGTTTTTTAATCCTCGTTTTTACAAAACTTGAAAAAACAAGCATAAAGCGCACTTCAGAGTCACAAAAACAAAAAACCATCCCTAATTTCTAGAGATGGTTTACAGTGACCCCGCTGAGGCTCGAACTCAGGACCCACAGATTAAGAGTCTGTTGCTCTACCAACTGAGCTACGAAGTCGTTTGATTAATCAAAGGTACAAGACATCCCAAACAATTCAAATATTTGCCATACCTTTTTTAATTCCCCAATCCTTCCGTTACGAAACTCAAAAATACCCACTAATAGGTATATATAACCTCTTTTATCAAGGCTAGATTTGTTTTTATATGCTACTACAGCATTTAAGTATTTGGATTCCAAACTAATTAGCTATGTATAAATTCAAATTTACTATCTCGGCCGCCCTGGTTCTAGCTCTGTTTCTCTTTACTACCTGTACTAAGAAAGGGTTAGGTGATGATCCCGACGGGCCTGACGGACCCAACGAACCTGACAAACCAAATTCAAAGAATGAGGTTACCATAAGCAAATCAAGTGGCCTACCGGGCGAAGCTATAGAACTAAAATTCGACTTCAAACTTGAAAAAGAACGCTATCCAATAAAGTTCGGAACCGAATCAATTGAAGTAATCTGCCTGGTAGATAGCACAGGTGTTCTATATATCCCACCCGTTGCTCCCAAGGAGTATTTCATCGATCTTCAGCAGGTAAAAGCTAATCTACAAGTTCCATTTGAAGTCTCCCAATATTCATTCAGCACTTCTGAAAGTGTTCTTAAGCAGGAAATATATGGATTGACAGGAGGATTGTTTTCTGACCAAACGAGGTTCAAAAGTATGCAGCAAAAGTTTGAAGAGGGCCTTCAGAAAATTGAATCAAGAAGACCGAAACATATACTTGCATGTGTACAGAAACTTAATCAAACAAACATTAAATGAACAAGAGTCTGCCAAGTTTTCAAAATTGGGTTTCAATGATATCGCAAAAATTGCAGTCCGCGAGAATTTAAACCTCCCGCTAATTGCGAAGGCTAACAACATGTCCTATTTGAAAGCTTCCAACACTATGCTGGAGGACGATTATGAAGCTCTCTTTATGAAACCTGCGGTAAAGTATTCACATATCATGAAGGGTATAGTAATCTGGGCATTGGGACATGTAATTGTAACTGAAGCAACCAGCATAGCAGGAAGAATTTGGGGTCCGGTTGCTGTAATTGCCGGAACCACAATTTCTATTGCAGGCGCAATAGTTATTATGGGACTGATAGACAACGCTATAGCAGCGGTCAAATTACTCTACAGCAATATCGCTATTGTATTTACTGAAGATTTCTTGGATACCAAAATGCAAGCAGATCGAAAGCACACTAAAGCTAGCACTAATCCTCCAGAACTAAAAATGGACTTTAAAGTCGGCAAGCCGCTCGAGTCGAATATCAAATTTAACTTCTACAGCTTTTCTATTTTGATGAAGGACAAAACTCAAAGCAGTATTTTGAACTCGATGTTGGAAATCTACGAACGTGTTTTGCCACCTTATACAAAAGTTTATTCATTAGGAGACAGAGTCTTGTCTTTCTTCCAGATTAAGGATGTTTTTTGTAAAACCGGAATCGCTTATTCCACAATCTTCCAATTCTGCTGAGCGAAATGTTAGATCTTCACAAATACGAATTGAAAACATCTCAAATACGAATACACAGATCAACCATAAGGATGGTGCACAAGGAATCATTTTTGAAGCAACAGCGACAGGTATTTCGCAAAAAGTAGATTTTACTTTCGATATTGTTTTTGAACAGCCTTTGATTGGAATAATGGCAAAAAAACATATTAAAGCTACATATGACGGTGAAGTGAAATCGGAAGCACTCAAAGTCTATGGAGGTAATTTGCAGTTCGGAAAACCTGGGGTTGAACTAGACAATGAAATTTCAGCGAAACTAACCGATGTCCTGGGAAATCCTGCTCCTAACCATAAAATAAAATGGAAAATTGATGATGGAGGTGGCAGGCTTCAACGGGCAGAATCAACCACCGATGAAAATGGAATTGCAACCAATAAATGGACCTTGGGAACTACCAGCCAGCAACGTGTAGAAGCATCTTTCCTTACGAAAGATGGAACAGAAGCAAATGTCATCTTCAATGCTTTGTGGGACTTGAACGGAACATGGAACGCAAAATCAATTTATTTCACCGAAGACCATAAAAATTGGAAAGGGGATTGGCTAAAACAGGTGTTTGCAGATCAAAAGATAGAATATTTTACCATGATTGTTGAGAATAATAATACATACACATTCAAAGACGCAGGTCTTGTTCGTGACCTTGATAATAACCCGAAAGTATTTGAGAAGATCACTCCTAGCTCAAGACTCATTATTGGCAGCGCTGAAGATAAAATACGGCTGAATTTTCAAGCGCTGGGGGGATCCGGACCAGCGATTTTAAAATATATCACTCCAAACAAAATTCAGATTAATTTTGATGCCCTCAAAGGCTTTGGAACACGCTGGCATTACGATAGATCAACAACAATTCCATATTGGTGGACCGAAGAAATTATATTGGAGAAACAACCATTAAATCCGTCAAGAAAATCCAAATCAAACATAATCCATAGAATAGTAGTTTAATGCTGGGCCTTTAATTAATTTTAAAGGCCCTTTTTTAATTCTTTATAGTCAAGCTTTTAGTTATTCATAACTAAAAATCTACAATTTTTAATTTCCTAATAAATCCAGTCTTCAATTGCGTAGTAATTACTCTATTTTTACTTCACTAACTTTAAAAACCAATTATCACCACTATTCCAATGAATATTTTCTATAAAGTTCTGAATAAAATCGACTGGAAACTCAATACTTCCAAGTCCAAAAAAGCAAGGGTCGACAATAACCTCAAAGTCTTAAATTTTGAAGAAAGCATCAACTATATCATCAATTCAAAATGTTCATTAGCAAGGTTTGGAGATAATGAGTTTACCTTAATGTTGAATGGTGAATTTCTTTGCCCAAGAAACAATTCCTTGCCTTATCAATCTGCCGATCCTCACCTAAAAAACAGACTTGTCAATATTTTAAAAGATACCGAGATTGAGAAATACAATTTGAAATTAGCAGTACCCAGAACTTTAGTAGATATAGATCAAGAAAATCTAACAGAAGGTTCAATCGGTTTTTGGGAGAATTATCTAGGCGAACTGTTTTATAAGATCTCCAAATTCTTGAGTAAGGATTACCTCTACCTGAATTCCCAAATCAGCAGATTCTATTTAGACGACAGAAATAAAAAACCATCTACCATTGAAAACAGAGTCTCATTGTGGAAAAAAAGTGTGGGAGAATGAAGATTTGCTAATTATCGAAAGTAAGGGAAGCGGCTTAGGAAAAGACAAAACGATATATCAAAACTCTAAAAGCATTCAAAGGATCGAATGTCCAAACAGCAATACATACAACCATTATCAGGAAATATTTTCAGCAGCTAAGGAATTGGGACAAAACAAACTCATCATACTTGCTTTGGGACCAACAGCTACAGTAATGGCTTATGATTTAGCCAAAGAAGGATTCAGAGCCTTAGACTTGGGCCATTTAGAACTAGAAAATTATTTCTACCAAACCCAAGCAACTGCAGAAACTGAAATCAATGGAATTAAAATTGGCCAAGTTGAAACCATCCAAAATGACCCCCTAACCACAATGTCATTAAGTTAAGAACAAAAAAAGCCCATGCACGCCATAAACCCCATCGGGCAATGTCATTAAGTTAAGAAAAAAAGAAGGCCATAAATCACGTAAATGTTTAATTTTGAATTCACTACTAAACAAATCTAAACAACCGCGTTTATGGCCGATGTAAAAATAGCACTTAAAATCGTTTCAGACCTAAAAAATTTTATTTCTATCTGTTTAACAGATCCTCTGCTGCTCAATCTTTTCAGGAATTCCAAAACCCATTTCACCCGGGACCGGAAGCTCAATTTCGAGAGATTGGTCTTGCTGATCGCCAAGATGTGCAAGCGGACCCTCTCTGTCGAACTGGAAGGTTTCTTTGGTGAGCTGGGCAAGAAGATCAGTTGCTCGGTGAGTGCCTTTTCCCAGCAGAGGAGCAAGCTGAGCCCCCTTTTCTTCCTGGTCTGGAACCGGGTGCTCTGCGAGAGCTTCCTGCGCCATGCACCGGGGGATACCAGGAGATGGATGGGCTATCGCCTGATCGCAGTTGACGGCTCCAACCTTGCCCTGGTGAACACGCCTTCCCTGCAGGCCAACTTTGGCGGCCAGAGCAACCAGAACTCGAGCTTTCGTGCAGGCAAAGACCTTCTATCACTACGATGTGCTGAACGACCTGGTGACCCATGCCTGCATAGCCCCATACCGGACCAGCGAGCTGACCCTGGCCTCCCATTGGATCGAGGAACTGCCCGTGGACTCCATTGCCATCTATGACAGGTACTATTCAACGTTCAAGATGTTCGCGCTCCATAGCTGGCAGGAGAGCGAGCGCAAGTTCGTGATCAGGGCGAAGGATTCGCTAGAGTTTGTCAAGAGGTTCCTGAAGACGGGAAAGGTTTCCCAGGTCATCGAGCTTGCCCCAACCCAGGCCTCCATCAGCGGCCTGCGCCAGAGCGGGTTCGCCACGGACAGCTCAACAAGGATCCGCATACGCTTGGTCAGGGTAGAACTGCAGTCGACCACGGAGGTGATCGCGACCAACCTATGGCAGGAAGAGGGGTTTGAGAACGATATGTTCGGGGACCTGTACTTCAGGCGCTGGGGAGTGGAGACGAACATCTCCAAACTGAAGAATACCATGCAGATGGAATCCTTCAGCGGGCTGACGGTGGAATCCGTCGAGCAGGATTTCTATGCAACGGTGATGATGTCAAACCTGCATTCGATACTGATCAGGGATGCCCAGGTCCAGCTCGACCGCGATACGTCCACGAAAAAGTACCCCAAAAGGTCAACGGGAACAAATCCTTCGGAAAATTAAAGGAAAACCTGATAGCCATCTTTTTCAAAAACAGGGAAAGGGAAATCCTCAGGGAGCTCACGGCCTATTTCCTCAAGGACACATTGCCCATTCGAAAGGGAAGATCATTCCCAAGGCAGCTTAAGACCTCGAATAAAAAGTGCAAGCACAGGACCTACACAAACTACAACCGGCATGATAAAATCCTTAACTTAATGACATTGCCATCGGGGTTAAATGCCGTAGGCATGAAATCTCTCTTAAATGCCGTAGGCATGTAATATCTATAGCATTAATATTGCCTCAATATC
The Sphingobacterium daejeonense genome window above contains:
- a CDS encoding TolB family protein, whose protein sequence is MKHLAASILITICCFFVGCSKEENNGGDNRAEDLYPSELKGTIYYDWATEGILKLSLPDGTGGSFIPDDSKLNNFDISRDGKTKLTVVNASTLGQYDVRFTISDINTGAVVEEFIYNGPGLSAYCKGYLSPDNSLILVTSNEKEDGITVLKRNGEFVSRIVDINGERVDFNVRALWLPDNHFLMTHGDYIIRVAPPYTSGILVKEMDYEDWGELAVDRKGSQLALRIANHIHTMDIDGSNLKQVTNSNFTESEPVFSPDGEYLLLGSYYRYSGEGFGRLWQLSIIPNDGRQYTTNPDAEDNSPGVIPVIWKGKEKIEAGSGQMVWR
- a CDS encoding putative quinol monooxygenase — its product is MLKKNVQFKKIKRYEKLGLLVRLEAKAGKEKNVEEFITSALPLANEEAGTITWYAFRIDSSTFGIYDTFSDEEGRQAHLGGKIAKALMENAPELLAIPPSIEKLDVLAAK
- a CDS encoding Ig-like domain-containing protein, encoding MFFVKPESLIPQSSNSAERNVRSSQIRIENISNTNTQINHKDGAQGIIFEATATGISQKVDFTFDIVFEQPLIGIMAKKHIKATYDGEVKSEALKVYGGNLQFGKPGVELDNEISAKLTDVLGNPAPNHKIKWKIDDGGGRLQRAESTTDENGIATNKWTLGTTSQQRVEASFLTKDGTEANVIFNALWDLNGTWNAKSIYFTEDHKNWKGDWLKQVFADQKIEYFTMIVENNNTYTFKDAGLVRDLDNNPKVFEKITPSSRLIIGSAEDKIRLNFQALGGSGPAILKYITPNKIQINFDALKGFGTRWHYDRSTTIPYWWTEEIILEKQPLNPSRKSKSNIIHRIVV
- a CDS encoding GT-D fold domain-containing glycosyltransferase gives rise to the protein MNIFYKVLNKIDWKLNTSKSKKARVDNNLKVLNFEESINYIINSKCSLARFGDNEFTLMLNGEFLCPRNNSLPYQSADPHLKNRLVNILKDTEIEKYNLKLAVPRTLVDIDQENLTEGSIGFWENYLGELFYKISKFLSKDYLYLNSQISRFYLDDRNKKPSTIENRVSLWKKSVGE
- a CDS encoding GT-D fold domain-containing glycosyltransferase; this encodes MWENEDLLIIESKGSGLGKDKTIYQNSKSIQRIECPNSNTYNHYQEIFSAAKELGQNKLIILALGPTATVMAYDLAKEGFRALDLGHLELENYFYQTQATAETEINGIKIGQVETIQNDPLTTMSLS
- a CDS encoding transposase; translated protein: MQAKTFYHYDVLNDLVTHACIAPYRTSELTLASHWIEELPVDSIAIYDRYYSTFKMFALHSWQESERKFVIRAKDSLEFVKRFLKTGKVSQVIELAPTQASISGLRQSGFATDSSTRIRIRLVRVELQSTTEVIATNLWQEEGFENDMFGDLYFRRWGVETNISKLKNTMQMESFSGLTVESVEQDFYATVMMSNLHSILIRDAQVQLDRDTSTKKYPKRSTGTNPSEN